The Sorghum bicolor cultivar BTx623 chromosome 6, Sorghum_bicolor_NCBIv3, whole genome shotgun sequence genome contains the following window.
TTGAtaactaaataaatatatatttcacATATTACCTTTTATgagaaaataatatataattccaTCTGATCTAAATAAATCAATGGCTCAAAGTTATTTGGATTACCACAGCAAAGCCGGgtccaaaaaaattcaaaacttgGCCACCATCAGCCGTGTCAATAACTTGATCGATTTTATACTGAAATAAATGCTGCCCATTTTATCtcaaaatcaaataaaaatgtatCCGTTAGTAGGTAGGTGCCAGTATAAACTTACACTACACCTTTCCCATCTCAAAATATATCCGTTAGTAGGTTGGCTGCATTGCATAAGTATGCCCCAGCAGTAGTTTACAGTTGTTTGCCAGTAAACCCTGTGCTAACCAAATTTGTTACTTTCTAAATACACCGATTATTGCCGTTTGCCAATGCAAGAAGCTATATATATAAACGAGTTGACAGGTACTCAGCAGAGACAAGATCGAGCCCAACAACAGCTGAAACAAAATGGTGCTCTATCTCGTGTTCTTGGCTCTCCTCACCTTCGTGCTGCTCCGGCGCATGGCCGGCGGCGCAAGCAGGCGCAGCGGCGGCAATGGCATCCACCACCGTCTCCCACCGTCGCCGCCGGGGCTGCCCATCATCGGGCACCTCCACCTACTTGGATCCAACCCTCACCTCTCCCTCCACGAGATCGCCGCCGGCGTGCACGGCGCCGCCGAGGACGGGTTCATGCTGCTCCGCCTCGGCCAAGTCCGCAGCCTGGTGGTGTTGTCCCCACGCGCGGCCGAGGCCGTCCTGCGCGCGCACGACCACACCTTCGCGTCGCGGCCGCCCTCCGCCGTGGCCGACATCGTCTTCAGCAACTCCGACGTCGCCCTGGCGCCCTACGGCGACTACTGGCGCCTGGTCCGGAGGCTGGTGACCACGCACGTGCTCAGCGCCGCCAAGGTGCAGTCCCTCCGCCGCGCCCGACAGGAGGAGGTGGCCCTCGTCGTCGCCAAGATCCGGGACGCCGCCTCCACCGCGGCGGTGGACATGACGGAGGTGTTCTGCGTCTTCACAAACGACATGGTGTGCCGCGCCGTGTCCGGCAAGTTCTTCCGGCGGCTCGACGGCAGGCACACCGCGTTCCAGGAGGTCATCAACAGCCAGGTCGTACTCATCGCCGGGTTCAACCTGGACGACTGCTTCCCTTGGTTGGCCAAGGTTGGTGGTGGTGTGCTTGCAAGGCTGCTCTTCGCCAAGGCCTTTACCTTGAAGAAGCAATGGGACGTGTTGCTCGATGAGATCATCACCGAGCATGAGGCCAAGCTGGAGGAGGTAACTGACGACGCTGGACACAGCCAAGAAGACGACGCTGACTTCGTACATGTTCTGCTTTCCCTCCAGCAGGAGTACCGTCTCACTAGACAGCAAGTCAAGTCCATCTTGGTGGTATGTTGCTAGCtaaaaaataagttattttataaTCACTTTCATTTAAGATAATTTTATATATTaagttattattatatatatatatatataaaatataagtgctattttatattttagatgtagaatactattctacaccaaactgtCTGAACATTAGTACCATTCAGTattcgtgtttcagtattgtttAATATTTTATGGTTAATGTTGGATAATACTGAACGATGTTCAGTATTACTCagtattttttttagttttggcttgtggtgtagaataatattctacacatagggtgtagaatagcgctaccaTATATATAGatgcatatataaataatatttgttactCTGGTTTAACCAAATGCATGCTTGCTGTCGATCGCATATATACAACACAGGACATGTTTGGAGCTGGAACAGATACATCATCCATCCTGCTGGAATACGCGATGATCGAGCTGATAAGGAACCCTGACATCATGGCCAAAGTACGCGACGAGATCACCAACAACACTCCCAAGGGCCAAGAAATGGTGAAAGAAGAGAACCTAAGCAACATGAGCTACCTTCGAGCCATCATCAAGGAGACGCTGCGACTGTACCCGCCgacgccgctgctgctgccgcaTTTCTGCATGGAGGACTGCGAGGTGAACGGGTACGCGATCGCGGCCGGGACGCGCGTCATCGTCAACGCGTGGGCGCTCGGCAGGGACGCCGGCGCGTGGGAGAGAGCCGACGAGTTCGTCCCGGAGAGGTttctcgacggcggcggcagcgccgCTGCTGATTTCAGGGGCAGGGATTTCAAGTTCGTGCCGTTTGGAGCTGGGAGAAGGATGTGCCCTGGAATCAACTTTGGGATGGCCGTCGTTGAGCTGATGCTGGCTAATCTTCTCTACTGCTTTTACTGGGAGCTCCCGGCTGGGATGGCACCTCAGGATGTGGATATGTCTGTCAAGTATGGACTCACAAGCCGTCGCAAGGAGAAGCTCCTGCTTGTCCCAAGGCTGGCTGGTGGCTGCAGCGTATTGTCAACAAATCTTGTTGTGGAGTAATGGAATAAAAGAATAGGGATCAATGGGTAGTTTTTGTTATATTTCGATCATTGATTGGCGTTGGTGCCCGGCCCCTTAGGTTTTGGAATTTGATGTCTAGATTGGAAATTGTAAGTGTACTGGCTTGGTGAATTCCCGTGCGTAGCAATGGGATCCGGAAACAGTTTATGCTGTGTAATATGAGCCAGGGAAATATTTGAGACTTTTTCTTAACATGCAATGTCTGTTATATTTGCAAAGCCGTGTGTTCCTGGAAATACAAATCTATGAGCCATTTCAGcaagcttttttttttgttgacgTTTCCTTTtatatttctgttttttttcttcATGATTTCAGCAACATACACTCAAAAGTTTTTAAGTCTGTCCCTTTATGTTCTTTACTTTGAAGTTTATCTTGAATTGGTGGCCTTCTCATAGAAAAGGAGGGCTTTATGGTAGATTGATCATTTAGCTAAGAGTAGCAGGACATCCGAAACAGTCTCCACAAACAGTTGGGGTGTGAGTGTGTGTGTGGTGTGAGGGGGTGTTGTTTGGGCTCTTGCTTTTTTTctattcttaatataatgaaacGTAGCTCTCCTGCGTTTTTGAGGAAAAAAAAATTCTACCAAAGCGAAACGCAAATTTCCACTCCCCAGATTGTGAACAGTCATTGATCGCCAAAAAAAATGATTATTGTGAACAGTCACCACTGTGTTTCCAATTGCAATATGCATTTGTTTCATTCTTCAGACAATCTGGGCTG
Protein-coding sequences here:
- the LOC8067740 gene encoding indole-2-monooxygenase, with product MVLYLVFLALLTFVLLRRMAGGASRRSGGNGIHHRLPPSPPGLPIIGHLHLLGSNPHLSLHEIAAGVHGAAEDGFMLLRLGQVRSLVVLSPRAAEAVLRAHDHTFASRPPSAVADIVFSNSDVALAPYGDYWRLVRRLVTTHVLSAAKVQSLRRARQEEVALVVAKIRDAASTAAVDMTEVFCVFTNDMVCRAVSGKFFRRLDGRHTAFQEVINSQVVLIAGFNLDDCFPWLAKVGGGVLARLLFAKAFTLKKQWDVLLDEIITEHEAKLEEVTDDAGHSQEDDADFVHVLLSLQQEYRLTRQQVKSILVDMFGAGTDTSSILLEYAMIELIRNPDIMAKVRDEITNNTPKGQEMVKEENLSNMSYLRAIIKETLRLYPPTPLLLPHFCMEDCEVNGYAIAAGTRVIVNAWALGRDAGAWERADEFVPERFLDGGGSAAADFRGRDFKFVPFGAGRRMCPGINFGMAVVELMLANLLYCFYWELPAGMAPQDVDMSVKYGLTSRRKEKLLLVPRLAGGCSVLSTNLVVE